One Bacteroidales bacterium DNA window includes the following coding sequences:
- a CDS encoding ABC transporter ATP-binding protein, translating into MKRFYKIVRYIIPYWKLAVSNLVFNFLAVIFSLFSFTMAIPFLGILFNNQSIIDQPIPFEMNIESIQHNFNYFLSQIITTKGPEQALIFVSILVVIMVLFKTLFMYSAEYFVAPLRNGVIKDIRNKIYNKVLKLHLGYFSEEKKGDIIARMTSDVQEIEVSVIRSLNIVFKEPIIIIVYLSSLLYMSLNLTLFVLLLLPVSGLIIGRIGKGLRKRSREGQKRMGIILSIIEETLTGLRIIKAFNSEEKAKRKFYRENGLYNKIMIKMWRRRDMAVPLSEFLGTMVVIFVMLYGGSLVLKNQGSLSSQAFIGYLVIFSQMINPVKAFSSAYYNIQKGLASAERVDAILDAQVTIKEIEKPENIKSFNQNIEYNNVYFKYLEEDVLKNINLNIPKGKTIALVGQSGSGKSTLVDLLPRFYDTIKGEIKIDGIPVKNLKLYDLRGLMGIVNQESILFNDTIFNNIAFGVDNVSKEEVVKAAKIANAHNFIIETEHGYNTNIGDRGDKLSGGQRQRISIARAVLKNPPILILDEATSSLDTESERLVQDALTNLMKNRTSIVIAHRLSTVKYVDEIYVIHDGEIVENGKHEELLKLEGVYKKLHDLQMFA; encoded by the coding sequence ATGAAAAGATTTTACAAAATTGTTCGATATATAATACCTTATTGGAAATTAGCTGTTTCAAATTTAGTTTTTAATTTCTTAGCAGTAATTTTTTCCTTATTTTCATTTACTATGGCAATACCATTTCTTGGTATTCTTTTTAATAATCAATCAATTATTGACCAACCGATTCCTTTTGAGATGAATATTGAATCAATACAGCATAATTTTAATTATTTTCTTAGTCAGATAATAACTACAAAAGGTCCGGAACAAGCATTAATATTTGTTTCAATTCTTGTTGTTATTATGGTTCTTTTTAAGACTTTGTTTATGTATTCTGCCGAATATTTTGTTGCCCCTCTCAGAAACGGTGTTATTAAAGATATAAGGAACAAAATATATAATAAAGTACTAAAATTACATTTAGGATATTTTTCAGAAGAAAAAAAAGGAGATATAATTGCAAGAATGACCAGCGATGTTCAGGAAATTGAAGTTTCAGTTATAAGGTCGTTAAATATTGTTTTTAAAGAGCCTATAATTATTATTGTTTATCTGTCATCATTATTATATATGAGTTTAAACCTGACTTTATTTGTACTTTTATTACTACCTGTATCAGGCTTAATTATAGGACGTATTGGGAAAGGACTTAGAAAAAGGTCAAGAGAAGGACAAAAAAGAATGGGCATTATTCTTTCGATTATCGAAGAAACACTTACAGGTTTACGTATTATAAAGGCATTTAATTCAGAAGAAAAAGCTAAAAGAAAATTTTACAGAGAAAATGGACTGTATAATAAAATAATGATAAAAATGTGGAGAAGACGTGATATGGCAGTTCCTTTAAGCGAATTTCTCGGTACAATGGTAGTAATATTTGTTATGTTATATGGTGGTTCCTTAGTATTAAAAAATCAAGGTTCATTATCATCTCAGGCATTTATAGGATATTTGGTTATTTTTTCACAAATGATCAATCCTGTAAAAGCATTCTCATCTGCATATTATAATATTCAGAAAGGTTTAGCTTCTGCCGAAAGAGTTGATGCCATATTAGATGCCCAGGTTACTATTAAAGAAATAGAAAAACCTGAAAATATCAAATCCTTCAATCAAAACATCGAATATAATAATGTTTATTTCAAATATTTGGAAGAAGATGTATTAAAAAACATAAACTTGAATATTCCTAAAGGTAAAACTATAGCTTTAGTAGGTCAATCGGGGTCAGGAAAATCAACTTTAGTTGATTTGTTACCAAGGTTTTACGATACTATCAAAGGTGAAATAAAAATTGATGGAATTCCTGTTAAAAACTTAAAACTATATGATTTAAGGGGTTTGATGGGAATTGTAAATCAAGAATCAATATTATTTAATGATACCATTTTTAACAATATAGCTTTTGGAGTTGATAATGTATCAAAGGAAGAAGTTGTCAAAGCGGCAAAAATTGCAAATGCCCACAATTTTATTATAGAAACCGAACATGGTTATAACACAAACATCGGAGACAGGGGAGATAAGTTATCAGGTGGGCAACGTCAAAGAATCAGCATTGCAAGAGCAGTTTTGAAAAATCCTCCTATACTTATTTTAGATGAAGCTACATCTTCATTAGATACCGAATCGGAACGATTAGTTCAAGATGCTTTAACAAATTTGATGAAAAACAGAACATCAATAGTTATTGCCCATCGTTTATCTACAGTTAAATATGTTGATGAAATATATGTTATACATGATGGAGAAATTGTTGAAAACGGCAAACACGAAGAACTGCTTAAATTAGAAGGTGTTTATAAAAAATTACACGATTTGCAGATGTTTGCCTGA